The stretch of DNA CCGGCCAGTCGACACCGCTGATCAGGTGCGCCGCATCGCATCCCGATTGGACGGCTTCACGCACCAGCAGCGCCTCGGCGGCCACTTGGCTCCAGTGCCCCCAACGCACGGCCACGGGGTGCTCGACAAGCTGCACGCGCCCGGCGGGGCCGGGGAGCGCTTTGCGAAGCTGCGCATAAAGGGCCGAGCGGCGGTCGGCATGGATGATGGCGATATCGTCGTTGTCGGCGAGCAGGCGCTCGATCAGCAGTTCCAGCTGGCGCGGATTCTCGTGCGCAAGAATGAGATAGGCCATCCGCATGGTGGCTTAGCCCCGCACACGTGCCAGCACCGGACGGGCCAGCGCGTCCAGCATCATGCGGATTTCGGTCCAGGCGGGATGGCGCGTCAGCACCAGACTGGCGAGCCAGCACAGCACGCCCGCGCCGCTCAGCACCAGCAGCATGATCAGGGAAAGGTTCGTCAGGTTCACGCCGCTCAGCGAGGCGAGGATCAGCGGTAAGCCCGCCGCCAGCGCGCAGATTCCGCTGCGCAGGTAGACCGCCAGCAGCGCGCTGAACCGAAAGCCGATCAGGCGCCTCAGGTACACCGCATAGATTGCCCACCACACGAAGCCGTAGATCACCCGGCTCACGCCCGCCGCCTCAAGGCTGATGAAGCAGCCCGCCGTCAGGATCGCGACAGCCGCCAGCGTGTCGAGCAGGTTGACCCAGACAAGCCGCCGGATCTGTCCCAACAGCAGCGGCACGTCCATCTGCAGGGGGATCGCCACGAAGAATATCTCGCCCAGCGCGGTCCATCGCAGCAGCGGCGCCGAACCCATCCAGTTGGGGCCGTAGAGCAGCATGACCAGCGGCTCGGCAGTCAGCGCCAGCCCGATCATCGCGGCCCAGTTGAGCACGGTATAGCACGAGACGAGATGCAGGTACGGCTCGGCGAGCGGCTCCCCGGCGTCGCGTTTGCGGGCGAAAGCGGCGTAGAACACGCTGCCGATCGCGCCGGTGACGAGAGTCGTCAGCTGCCCCGCGAGAGCACTCGCCCGGCTGAACAGTCCGGTCGCGGCAATGCCCAGCAGGCGCCCGACGATCAGGTCCTGCGAGCGCTGGCCGACAGCGGCGCTGGCGCTCAGCACGAAGGACATCGAACTGAAGCCCAGCATCGGGCGGACGCTGGCCATGTCGCGCGGGCGGCGAGGGCGCACCGGGCGCCCCCAGTTGGCCAGGATCGCGCGCGCGGCTGCCGTTGCCAGCACGCCCCAGGCAAGAGCGCTCGCTCCGAACCCGCAGGCCGCCAGCGCCAGCGCGGTGCCGTTGCCCGCCAGCGCGCTTCCGGCATTAACGGTGAACAGCGCGCGAAAGTCCATCTCGCGTACCAGCAGCGCGGCGGGCACCGTAGCATAGGGCGTCAGCACATAGGATGCCGCGATCAGCCACAGCAGCGGGGCCAGAGCGGGCTGATGATAGAACAGCGCGACCAGCGGCGCGGCGATCGCCACCACGGCGGCCACCGTCCACCCGATGATGACTGCGACCCCGGCATAGTCGGGCAGCAATTCGCGCTGCATCTGCGGTTGACCGGAGATGAAGCGGGTGATGCCCAGATCCTGAAAGATCGAGACCATCATTGCCGCCGCCAGTGCGACCGAGAACAGGCCGACGTCAGCAGGCAGCAGGAACAGCCGCGAGATCAGGACGCTGGCGGTAAACTGGATCACGAAGGTCGCGTATTGCGCGCCCATCGACCACAGCGCGGCACGACGCACGCTCATGAGGTCGGAGACCGGGGCGCCGTCATCAACGTCGCGGCAAGGCGCAGCGCGCGCAGCGGCTCGCCGAAGCGCAGCAGGCGGGCGACCGTGCGCCACATGCCGTCGCGTCGTCCACCATGCCGGAGATTGTCCAGCACAAGCCCGAACCCGTCGGAGCGCAGCGCCGATTCTGAATAGCGCAGGCTCAACGCCACCTGTTCGCGCACCTGTTGCGATACGCCATCGCGATGGAACAGCGTGTCGAGCGCGTCGATGGGCGGCAAGCTCGCCAGCTCTGCGGTAGGGTCAACGCGCCCGGCCTGTCGTTCGGCCCAGGCAAAGCGGGCAACGGCGGTGCCGATCTGCTGTTCGGTCGAATGGCGTGAGGAGACCTGCCCGGAATACCGCCGATAGCGCAACAGGCGCAGCGGAATGTTGCCCAGCTTGGTCACGCTGGCGAGCCGCAGCCACAGGTCGAGATCCTCGCAATGCCGGAACGCGGCATGATAGGCCCCGACAGATAGCACGACATCGCGGCGAAACATGGCTGCCGGATGGCAGATAAGCTGCCCGCCCTCGTCGATCGCGGTCAGTATATCGTCATGCTTGAGCGGATGATCCTCTCCGGTACGGAAGATCGGCCCGCCGTCTTCACCCATGTCCTCGCTCCAGCTGCCGACTACGCCATAGTCTGGGTTGGCCGTCAGGAAGGCGTACTGGCGGGCAAAGCGATCCGGCTGGCTGAAATCGTCGGCGTCCATGCGCGCGACGATAGGGGCCTGTGCCTGTTCCAGCATTTCGTTGAGGCTGGCGACAAGCCCGCGATTTTCCCGGATGATCGGGCGGATGCGGGAATCGGCGGCAGCATAGCGCCGGATGATGGCTGCGGAACCGTCGCTCGAACCATCGTCGACGATCAGGAACTCAAAATCGGTGAACGTCTGCGCAAGGATGCTCTCTATGGCGAGCGCCAAAAAGCGCTCCCCATTATAGACGCTCATCGCGACGCTGATGGCCGGGGGCGGCGTTGCCAAGATGGTATCCGTTCCTTCGTTGTCCATGGACGCGCATGGGCTCCATGCATTTCCATAGCCGCCTTGCGGTAAACAAACGATGAGATGCATGCCAGCGGTAACCGGTGTGTTTCACGGGGCAGAGTGTCAGGGAGCGTCACGGCGTTACGGCCTGTGTGAACTTTTTTTGAAAAGGCTGTTGACCGACTCACTCGGTGGTCTTAGAGGGCCTCTCACCGCAGCGGAACACACGGTTTTCCGCCGCTGAGGTCGCCAGACACTGACGGGCAACATGTTCTCCGAGGTTAGAACCGGGGATGAGTGGTTGTCCGGGTTTTCTGTCTGGTGGGGCTGGCCTGAGAGGGTTTGGTCCGGATCTTTGACATTGTTGGTATTAGATGAAGGGACATGTGGGCGACGGCGCCTGCATCCGGGGCTTCAGGGCTCGGGTATGCAGTTTAAAGAAGTCGTCACTTTAGCATGTCCTTACGTAACCATACGTTTAGATATGTGCAGGGTGATGATCCCTGAATTAATTTTACGTCAGGTGGCGGGTCTTTTGGCTCGTCCTGTTGTGAGATTGGACCCAAACTTGAGAGTTTGATCCTGGCTCAGAACGAACGCTGGCGGCATGCCTAACACATGCAAGTCGAACGAAGCCTTCGGGCTTAGTGGCGCACGGGTGCGTAACGCGTGGGAATCTGCCCTTGGGTTCGGAATAACAGTGAGAAATTGCTGCTAATACCGGATGATGTCTTCGGACCAAAGATTTATTGCCCAAGGATGAGCCCGCGTAGGATTAGGTAGTTGGTGGGGTAATGGCCTACCAAGCCGACGATCCTTAGCTGGTCTGAGAGGATGATCAGCCACACTGGGACTGAGACACGGCCCAGACTCCTACGGGAGGCAGCAGTGGGGAATATTGGACAATGGGGAAACCCTGATCCAGCAATGCCGCGTGAGTGATGAAGGCCTTAGGGTTGTAAAGCTCTTTTACCCGGGATGATAATGACAGTACCGGGAGAATAAGCTCCGGCTAACTCCGTGCCAGCAGCCGCGGTAATACGGAGGGAGCTAGCGTTGTTCGGAATTACTGGGCGTAAAGCGCGCGTAGGCGGTTACTCAAGTCAGAGGTGAAAGCCCGGGGCTCAACCCCGGAACTGCCTTTGAAACTAGGTGACTAGAATCTTGGAGAGGTCAGTGGAATTCCGAGTGTAGAGGTGAAATTCGTAGATATTCGGAAGAACACCAGTGGCGAAGGCGACTGACTGGACAAGTATTGACGCTGAGGTGCGAAAGCGTGGGGAGCAAACAGGATTAGATACCCTGGTAGTCCACGCCGTAAACGATGATAACTAGCTGTCCGGGTACTTGGTACTTGGGTGGCGCAGCTAACGCATTAAGTTATCCGCCTGGGGAGTACGGTCGCAAGATTAAAACTCAAAGGAATTGACGGGGGCCTGCACAAGCGGTGGAGCATGTGGTTTAATTCGAAGCAACGCGCAGAACCTTACCAGCGTTTGACATCCTCATCGCGGATTAGAGAGATCTTTTCCTTCAGTTCGGCTGGATGAGTGACAGGTGCTGCATGGCTGTCGTCAGCTCGTGTCGTGAGATGTTGGGTTAAGTCCCGCAACGAGCGCAACCCTCGTCCTTAGTTGCCATCATTTAGTTGGGCACTCTAAGGAAACTGCCGGTGATAAGCCGGAGGAAGGTGGGGATGACGTCAAGTCCTCATGGCCCTTACACGCTGGGCTACACACGTGCTACAATGGCGGTGACAGTGGGCAGCAAGCAGGCGACTGCAAGCTAATCTCCAAAAGCCGTCTCAGTTCGGATTGTTCTCTGCAACTCGAGAGCATGAAGGCGGAATCGCTAGTAATCGCGGATCAGCATGCCGCGGTGAATACGTTCCCAGGCCTTGTACACACCGCCCGTCACACCATGGGAGTTGGATTCACTCGAAGGCGTTGAGCTAACCCGCAAGGGAGGCAGGCGACCACAGTGGGTTTAGCGACTGGGGTGAAGTCGTAACAAGGTAGCCGTAGGGGAACCTGCGGCTGGATCACCTCCTTTCTAAGGATTTGGCCGAAAGCGCCGACGCTAGTCGTTGGAAGAGCTTCGTTCGCTCCAAAGAACATTGCCGTCGTCCTCATGTCCCTTCATCCTGGAGATAGCACTTACGAGTGCTGTATGCCTGAGCTGGCTTATCTGCCGCCCGCGGCCAATTGGTCAGCTTGTGGCGAGGATGGGCCGGTAGCTCAGGTGGTTAGAGCGCACGCCTGATAAGCGTGAGGTCGCAAGTTCAACTCTTGCTCGGCCCACCATCCTTATCAAAATGGGGCCTTAGCTCAGCTGGGAGAGCGGTTGCTTTGCAAGCATCAGGTCATCGGTTCGATCCCGATAGGCTCCACCATCCCCGCCGCTTTTGCGGTTCGGGTGGTTTTTGCGTTGCGAAACGCTCGACCAAGATACTCCAGAGATGAAGCGAAACAGTTTCCGGCCTTCGGGTTGGATATGCAGGATTTGCCTGCCGATCTTTGACATTGTGAATGGGTTTTTTAATCGATGCCGTGGCGCATTGGTTCATCTGCGTGAGCAGCTGGATCATCATGCGTTACATACAGATTTACAT from Novosphingobium sp. 9 encodes:
- a CDS encoding oligosaccharide flippase family protein, whose amino-acid sequence is MSVRRAALWSMGAQYATFVIQFTASVLISRLFLLPADVGLFSVALAAAMMVSIFQDLGITRFISGQPQMQRELLPDYAGVAVIIGWTVAAVVAIAAPLVALFYHQPALAPLLWLIAASYVLTPYATVPAALLVREMDFRALFTVNAGSALAGNGTALALAACGFGASALAWGVLATAAARAILANWGRPVRPRRPRDMASVRPMLGFSSMSFVLSASAAVGQRSQDLIVGRLLGIAATGLFSRASALAGQLTTLVTGAIGSVFYAAFARKRDAGEPLAEPYLHLVSCYTVLNWAAMIGLALTAEPLVMLLYGPNWMGSAPLLRWTALGEIFFVAIPLQMDVPLLLGQIRRLVWVNLLDTLAAVAILTAGCFISLEAAGVSRVIYGFVWWAIYAVYLRRLIGFRFSALLAVYLRSGICALAAGLPLILASLSGVNLTNLSLIMLLVLSGAGVLCWLASLVLTRHPAWTEIRMMLDALARPVLARVRG
- a CDS encoding glycosyltransferase; amino-acid sequence: MATPPPAISVAMSVYNGERFLALAIESILAQTFTDFEFLIVDDGSSDGSAAIIRRYAAADSRIRPIIRENRGLVASLNEMLEQAQAPIVARMDADDFSQPDRFARQYAFLTANPDYGVVGSWSEDMGEDGGPIFRTGEDHPLKHDDILTAIDEGGQLICHPAAMFRRDVVLSVGAYHAAFRHCEDLDLWLRLASVTKLGNIPLRLLRYRRYSGQVSSRHSTEQQIGTAVARFAWAERQAGRVDPTAELASLPPIDALDTLFHRDGVSQQVREQVALSLRYSESALRSDGFGLVLDNLRHGGRRDGMWRTVARLLRFGEPLRALRLAATLMTAPRSPTS